One part of the Halopenitus persicus genome encodes these proteins:
- a CDS encoding beta-CASP ribonuclease aCPSF1 has protein sequence MSQVDTQLEDIRSQIEQEIPNDITITDVKYEGPELVVYTRDPKRFAGDGDLIRRLASQLRKRITVRPDPSTLSPPSEARQQVLDVVPEEAGISDLDFHADTGEVVIEAQKPGMVIGRHGSTLREITQEVGWTPEVVRTPPIESSTVSNVRNFLKQEREERRDILERVGRQIHREELSDDEWVRITTLGCCREVGRAAFILNTPETRILIDCGDKPGAEGEVPYLQVPEALGAGAQNIDAVVLTHAHLDHSALIPLLFKYGYDGPIYTTEPTRDLMGLLQLDYLDVAAKEGRTPPYESAQVREAIKHTIPLEYGDVTDVAPDVKITFHNAGHILGSAVTHFHIGDGLYNVAFSGDIHYDDTRLFNGAVNDFPRVETLVLESTYGGRNDYQTDQEDSERKLKEVINETYERGGKVVIPAFAVGRSQELMLVLEEAMRSGDIPEMPVHLDGMIWEATAIHTTYPEYLRDDLRDRIFHEDENPFLADQFNHIDGGEEERQEVADGEQCIVLSTSGMVEGGPIMSWLRHIGTDPDSTLTFVGYQAQGTLGRRIQNGWDEIPVDGWGGGGRGDTLTLNMETETVDGFSGHADRQGLENFVKTMNPRPEKVLCVHGDESSVQDLSSALYHDYNMRTFAPKNLETFRFK, from the coding sequence ATGAGCCAAGTCGACACCCAACTCGAAGACATCAGATCCCAGATCGAACAGGAGATCCCGAACGACATCACGATCACGGACGTGAAATACGAGGGGCCGGAGCTCGTCGTCTACACCCGTGATCCCAAGCGGTTCGCGGGCGACGGCGACCTGATCCGCCGGCTCGCCTCACAGCTGCGCAAGCGGATCACGGTGCGGCCGGACCCAAGCACGCTGTCCCCGCCCAGCGAGGCCCGCCAGCAGGTCCTCGACGTGGTCCCCGAGGAGGCCGGGATCAGCGACCTCGACTTCCACGCCGACACCGGCGAGGTGGTCATCGAAGCCCAGAAGCCGGGAATGGTGATCGGTCGGCACGGGTCGACGCTCCGGGAGATCACCCAGGAGGTCGGCTGGACTCCGGAGGTCGTTCGGACGCCGCCGATCGAGTCCTCGACGGTCTCGAACGTCCGCAACTTCCTGAAACAGGAGCGCGAGGAGCGCCGTGACATCCTCGAACGCGTCGGCCGTCAGATCCATCGCGAGGAGCTCTCCGACGACGAGTGGGTCCGGATCACCACGCTCGGCTGCTGCCGCGAGGTCGGTCGCGCCGCCTTCATCCTCAACACGCCCGAGACGCGGATCCTGATCGACTGTGGCGACAAGCCCGGCGCCGAGGGCGAGGTGCCGTACCTGCAGGTCCCGGAGGCGCTGGGGGCGGGCGCACAGAACATCGACGCCGTCGTGCTGACCCACGCCCACCTCGACCACTCGGCGCTCATTCCGCTGCTGTTCAAGTACGGCTACGATGGACCCATCTACACGACCGAGCCCACGCGTGACCTGATGGGACTGCTCCAGCTCGATTACCTTGACGTCGCCGCCAAGGAGGGTCGCACGCCGCCGTACGAGTCCGCGCAGGTCCGGGAGGCGATCAAGCATACGATCCCCCTGGAGTACGGTGACGTGACGGACGTCGCGCCCGACGTGAAGATCACCTTCCACAACGCCGGCCACATCCTGGGGTCCGCGGTCACGCATTTCCACATCGGCGACGGGCTCTACAACGTCGCCTTCTCCGGCGACATCCACTACGACGACACCCGGCTGTTCAACGGGGCGGTCAACGACTTCCCGCGCGTGGAGACGCTGGTGTTGGAGTCGACCTACGGCGGACGCAACGATTACCAGACGGACCAGGAGGACTCCGAACGGAAGCTCAAGGAGGTCATCAACGAGACCTACGAGCGCGGCGGCAAGGTCGTGATCCCCGCCTTCGCGGTGGGGCGATCCCAGGAGCTGATGCTCGTCTTGGAGGAGGCGATGCGGAGCGGTGACATCCCGGAGATGCCGGTCCACCTCGACGGGATGATCTGGGAGGCGACCGCGATCCACACGACCTACCCCGAGTATCTCCGCGACGACCTCCGCGACCGGATCTTCCACGAGGACGAGAACCCGTTCCTCGCCGACCAGTTCAACCACATCGACGGCGGCGAGGAGGAACGCCAGGAGGTCGCCGACGGCGAGCAGTGTATCGTCCTCTCGACCTCCGGGATGGTCGAGGGCGGGCCGATCATGTCGTGGCTGCGCCACATCGGCACCGACCCGGACTCGACGCTCACCTTCGTCGGCTACCAGGCACAGGGAACGCTGGGCCGGCGGATACAGAACGGCTGGGACGAGATCCCGGTCGACGGCTGGGGCGGCGGCGGCCGGGGTGACACGCTCACCCTGAACATGGAGACCGAAACCGTCGACGGCTTCTCCGGCCACGCCGACAGACAGGGCCTCGAGAACTTCGTGAAGACGATGAACCCCCGACCCGAGAAGGTGCTCTGCGTCCACGGCGACGAGAGCTCGGTGCAGGACCTGTCCTCGGCGCTGTATCACGACTACAACATGCGGACGTTCGCGCCGAAGAACCTCGAGACGTTCCGGTTTAAATGA
- a CDS encoding DUF7518 family protein has translation MSNRVTELERQVSELQAAVNGLTEELVETKERVRQLEADDAPGSTGETTGAGESSADRGATDQPGAGPTPEAAEPTERTTKSDDHVNVVEQTAADEDPAAAAAEAAEAAAEAAAETSGEAETDAHEDTTEGDAEESDIIVA, from the coding sequence ATGAGTAATCGGGTGACGGAACTCGAACGCCAAGTCTCGGAGCTTCAGGCGGCGGTCAACGGACTCACGGAGGAGCTCGTCGAGACGAAGGAACGCGTTCGACAGCTGGAGGCGGACGACGCGCCCGGTTCGACCGGGGAGACGACGGGCGCCGGCGAGTCGTCCGCGGACCGCGGGGCGACCGACCAGCCCGGCGCCGGGCCGACGCCGGAGGCCGCCGAGCCGACCGAGCGGACGACCAAGAGCGACGACCACGTGAACGTGGTCGAGCAGACGGCGGCCGACGAGGACCCGGCCGCTGCGGCCGCGGAGGCGGCCGAGGCGGCAGCCGAAGCGGCGGCGGAGACGAGCGGCGAGGCCGAGACGGACGCACACGAGGACACGACTGAGGGGGACGCCGAGGAAAGCGACATCATCGTCGCGTAA
- the smc gene encoding chromosome segregation protein SMC, translating to MHITEVVLDDFKSFGRTTRIPFYEDFTVITGPNGSGKSNIIDGILFALGLARTHGIRAEKLTDLIYNPGHDGAESGDGPDEAAVTVVLDNADGTLDRGQVVSAAGSENVGDVEEITVKRRVKRTDDNYYSYYYLNGRSVNLSDIQDLLAQAGVTPEGYNVVMQGDVTEIINMTAYQRRGIVDEIAGVAEFDEKKEAAFEELEAVEDRIGEADLRIEEKQDRLDRLADERETALEYQSYREEQEEYRGYRKAAELEEKRDTHESVRAELEETEAELADRQEELDTRQGRVTRLEAELSELNDEIERTGEDEQLAIKAEIEEIKGDISRIEGRIENAEGRLEEAETDRRDAFVQIDRKQETIEELEADAKEIKVEKASVKADVADKRTELAEIEAEIDGIDTQYDELKADLAENKDRLEELKAEKNDVQREKDRLLDEARRRSNEISEAQSDLEDAHERIPDLKARISELHSELDTAETNRDAIEETIADLFAEKTERQERLDGLEDDLREKQSEYATLEAEAKNRGDASWPRAVTTVRNAGIDGVHGPVGELASVDPTYAEACETAAGGRLANVVVDDDGVGETCIDHLKSRNAGRATFLPITELDDRGLPNAPTMPGVVDFARNLVEYDARYDPVFSYVLGSTLVVEDMGTARDLMGDYRMVTLEGDLVETSGAMTGGSGGGSRFSFSTAGGGKLQRLAEEIEELEDERRSLESEIDELDAEIDDARERKADAEERVRSVESDIDRAETELEDQHDRIEELESTLETLRDEREAVDERMTELDAEIDDLADDQAAVEDRIEELEAELADSRIPELTSRADEVREAIDELESRMGDLDGRLNEVQLEKEYAEDAVEDLHDRIEAAQNKKAEAEEAIADHEDAIADKRELLAEKREAIEDLEEELAELKAERSDLRETLSAATQERDEQRRRVSEVESTLSDLRDRADRLEWEIDELESQVGDYDPEAIPDHDEVERRIEELDAEMEALEPVNMRAIDEYDEVESDLDRLQERRDVLVSERDAIEERIEEYESQKKRTFMDAFESINGHFEDIFERLSAGTGELVLENPEDPFEEGLTMKAQPADKPVQRLDAMSGGEKSLTALAFIFAIQRHNPAPFYALDEVDAFLDAVNAERVGEMVHDLAGEAQFVVVSHRSALLERSERAIGVTMQEDNVSAVTGMQFGTDGEEADGDGEVPADD from the coding sequence ATGCACATCACGGAAGTCGTTCTGGACGATTTCAAGAGCTTCGGGCGGACGACGAGGATCCCCTTCTACGAGGATTTCACGGTCATCACGGGACCGAACGGCTCGGGGAAATCGAACATCATCGACGGGATCCTCTTCGCGCTCGGACTGGCACGGACGCACGGGATCCGCGCCGAGAAGCTGACGGACCTGATCTACAATCCCGGCCACGACGGGGCGGAGTCGGGTGACGGTCCCGACGAGGCTGCCGTCACGGTCGTGCTCGACAACGCCGACGGGACCCTCGATCGGGGGCAGGTCGTCTCGGCGGCCGGCTCGGAGAACGTCGGCGACGTCGAGGAGATCACGGTCAAGCGGCGCGTCAAGCGGACCGACGACAACTACTACTCCTACTACTACCTCAACGGACGCTCCGTCAACCTCTCGGACATCCAGGACCTGCTCGCGCAGGCCGGGGTCACTCCGGAGGGGTACAACGTCGTGATGCAGGGCGACGTCACGGAGATCATCAACATGACGGCCTACCAGCGCCGCGGGATCGTCGACGAGATCGCCGGCGTCGCCGAGTTCGATGAGAAGAAGGAGGCCGCCTTCGAGGAGCTGGAGGCCGTCGAGGACCGGATCGGCGAGGCGGACCTCCGGATCGAGGAGAAACAGGACCGTCTCGATCGACTGGCCGACGAGCGCGAGACGGCCCTGGAGTATCAGTCCTACCGCGAGGAGCAGGAGGAGTACCGCGGCTACCGCAAGGCCGCCGAGCTCGAGGAGAAGCGCGACACCCACGAGTCTGTGCGTGCCGAGCTCGAGGAGACGGAGGCCGAACTAGCGGACCGCCAGGAGGAACTCGACACGCGACAGGGGCGCGTCACGCGTCTCGAGGCGGAGCTCTCGGAGCTCAACGACGAGATCGAGCGAACGGGCGAGGACGAACAGCTCGCGATCAAAGCCGAGATCGAGGAGATCAAGGGCGACATCTCGCGTATCGAAGGACGGATCGAGAACGCCGAGGGGCGTCTGGAGGAGGCCGAGACCGACCGCCGCGACGCGTTCGTCCAGATCGATCGCAAGCAGGAGACGATCGAGGAGCTCGAGGCGGACGCCAAGGAGATCAAGGTCGAAAAGGCGTCGGTCAAGGCCGACGTCGCCGACAAGCGGACCGAGCTCGCGGAGATCGAAGCGGAGATCGACGGGATCGACACCCAGTACGACGAGCTCAAGGCCGACCTCGCCGAGAACAAGGACCGGCTCGAGGAGCTCAAAGCCGAGAAGAACGACGTCCAGCGCGAGAAGGACCGGCTGCTCGACGAGGCGCGGCGACGCTCGAACGAGATCAGCGAGGCACAGTCCGATCTGGAGGACGCCCACGAGCGGATCCCGGACCTGAAGGCCCGTATCTCCGAGCTGCACAGCGAACTCGACACGGCGGAGACGAACCGCGACGCGATCGAGGAGACGATCGCGGACCTGTTCGCCGAAAAGACGGAGCGACAGGAGCGACTCGACGGCCTCGAGGACGACCTTCGGGAGAAGCAAAGCGAGTACGCCACCCTGGAGGCGGAGGCGAAGAACCGCGGCGACGCCTCCTGGCCGCGGGCGGTCACGACGGTTCGAAACGCCGGCATCGACGGGGTCCACGGTCCCGTCGGCGAGCTGGCGTCGGTGGACCCGACGTACGCGGAGGCGTGTGAGACCGCCGCCGGCGGCCGGCTCGCCAACGTCGTCGTCGACGACGACGGAGTCGGGGAGACGTGCATCGACCACCTCAAGAGCCGCAACGCTGGCCGGGCGACGTTCCTGCCGATCACGGAGCTTGACGACCGCGGGCTCCCGAACGCGCCGACGATGCCGGGCGTGGTCGACTTCGCGCGGAACCTCGTCGAGTACGACGCCCGCTACGACCCGGTCTTCTCGTACGTCCTCGGGTCGACGCTCGTCGTCGAGGACATGGGGACCGCCCGCGATCTGATGGGCGACTACCGGATGGTGACCCTGGAGGGCGACCTCGTCGAGACGTCGGGCGCGATGACCGGGGGATCGGGCGGCGGCTCCCGGTTCTCCTTCAGCACCGCCGGCGGCGGCAAGCTCCAGCGGTTGGCCGAGGAGATCGAGGAGCTGGAGGACGAGCGACGGTCCCTCGAGTCCGAGATCGACGAGCTCGACGCGGAGATCGACGACGCGCGCGAGCGGAAGGCCGACGCCGAGGAGCGGGTCCGGTCGGTCGAATCCGACATCGACAGGGCCGAAACGGAGCTGGAGGACCAGCACGACCGGATCGAGGAGCTGGAGTCGACCCTCGAGACGCTTCGCGACGAGCGCGAGGCGGTCGACGAGCGGATGACCGAGCTCGACGCGGAGATCGACGATCTGGCCGACGATCAGGCGGCGGTCGAGGACCGGATCGAGGAGCTCGAGGCCGAACTCGCGGACTCGCGGATCCCGGAGCTGACGAGCCGGGCCGACGAGGTTCGCGAGGCGATCGACGAGCTCGAGTCGCGGATGGGCGACCTCGACGGCCGGCTCAACGAGGTGCAGCTCGAGAAGGAATACGCCGAGGACGCCGTCGAGGACCTCCACGACCGCATCGAGGCGGCCCAGAACAAGAAGGCCGAGGCCGAGGAGGCGATCGCCGACCACGAGGACGCCATCGCCGACAAACGGGAGCTGCTCGCCGAGAAGCGCGAGGCGATCGAGGACCTCGAGGAGGAACTGGCCGAGCTCAAGGCCGAACGGTCGGACCTCCGGGAGACGCTGTCCGCGGCGACTCAGGAACGCGACGAGCAGCGGCGGCGCGTCTCCGAGGTGGAATCGACGCTTTCGGACCTGCGCGACCGGGCGGACCGGCTGGAGTGGGAGATCGACGAGCTCGAGTCGCAGGTCGGCGACTACGATCCCGAGGCGATCCCCGACCACGACGAGGTGGAACGCCGCATCGAGGAGCTCGACGCCGAGATGGAGGCGCTCGAGCCGGTCAACATGCGGGCGATCGACGAGTACGACGAGGTCGAATCGGATCTCGACCGGCTGCAGGAACGCCGGGACGTGCTCGTGTCGGAACGCGACGCGATCGAGGAGCGCATCGAGGAGTACGAGTCGCAGAAGAAACGGACGTTTATGGACGCCTTCGAGTCGATCAACGGCCACTTCGAGGACATCTTCGAGCGTCTCTCGGCGGGGACCGGCGAGCTCGTCCTCGAGAACCCCGAGGACCCCTTCGAGGAGGGACTGACGATGAAGGCACAGCCGGCCGACAAGCCGGTCCAGCGGCTCGACGCGATGTCCGGCGGCGAGAAGTCCCTGACGGCGCTGGCGTTCATCTTCGCGATCCAGCGGCACAACCCCGCGCCGTTCTACGCGCTCGACGAGGTCGACGCCTTCCTCGACGCGGTCAACGCCGAGCGCGTCGGCGAGATGGTCCACGACCTGGCCGGCGAGGCGCAGTTCGTCGTGGTCTCACACCGCTCGGCGCTCCTTGAACGCTCCGAACGGGCGATCGGCGTGACGATGCAGGAGGACAACGTCTCCGCGGTGACCGGAATGCAGTTCGGCACGGACGGCGAGGAAGCCGACGGTGACGGGGAGGTGCCCGCGGATGACTGA
- a CDS encoding segregation and condensation protein A, which yields MTEDDGYVPDIDLTGGSEAGTVAIETDAPDEDAADANPPDEDAADANPPDEDAADAPAMDATDDEVEPVELLVQLAEEGEIEPWDIDIVQVTDAFLAELDARDLRTTGRALFYASVLLRMKSDAMLSEDDEDGDDEPELEPWEAAMRGEAYPGVGDGDGESTDGHGFDPVDRLEAEMDRRLERKNTRGSPETLDELVRELREAERGSWWKRSREYDTSESPRGHDRGTQTLDYRAAGDVRREGEPTEGDVTGGTHDEDIEEVIDDVRGVLRTQYDQGRAEVLFAEIETVGGRPFMTYLALLFLAHRGGVRLQQDDLFGDLWIRDPTAATVEAEAIAD from the coding sequence ATGACTGAGGACGACGGATACGTTCCCGACATCGACCTCACCGGCGGATCCGAGGCGGGGACGGTCGCGATCGAGACGGACGCTCCTGACGAGGATGCGGCCGACGCCAACCCTCCCGACGAGGATGCGGCCGACGCCAACCCTCCCGACGAGGATGCGGCCGACGCCCCGGCTATGGATGCGACCGACGACGAGGTCGAGCCGGTGGAGCTGCTCGTCCAGCTGGCCGAGGAGGGCGAGATCGAGCCGTGGGACATCGACATCGTGCAGGTGACCGACGCGTTCCTCGCGGAGCTGGACGCTCGGGACCTGCGGACGACGGGGCGGGCGCTGTTTTACGCCAGCGTTCTGTTGCGGATGAAAAGCGACGCGATGCTCTCGGAGGACGACGAGGACGGCGACGACGAGCCGGAGCTGGAGCCCTGGGAGGCCGCGATGCGCGGCGAGGCGTATCCGGGCGTCGGCGATGGGGACGGGGAATCGACCGACGGCCACGGTTTCGACCCGGTCGACCGGCTCGAGGCCGAGATGGACCGCCGGCTGGAGCGCAAGAACACCCGCGGCTCGCCCGAGACGCTCGACGAGCTGGTCCGCGAGCTCCGCGAGGCCGAGCGCGGCTCGTGGTGGAAGCGGTCGCGGGAGTACGACACCTCGGAGTCGCCCCGCGGGCACGACCGCGGGACGCAGACGCTCGACTATCGCGCCGCGGGCGACGTCCGCCGGGAGGGCGAGCCGACCGAGGGCGACGTCACCGGCGGGACCCACGACGAGGACATCGAGGAGGTCATCGACGACGTCCGGGGCGTCCTGCGGACCCAGTACGACCAAGGCCGCGCGGAGGTGCTGTTCGCCGAGATCGAGACGGTCGGCGGGCGGCCCTTCATGACCTACCTCGCGCTGTTGTTTCTCGCACACCGTGGCGGCGTCCGGCTCCAGCAGGACGACCTCTTCGGCGACCTGTGGATCCGGGACCCGACCGCGGCCACCGTCGAGGCGGAAGCGATCGCGGATTGA
- a CDS encoding AEC family transporter produces the protein MTALIGIFTSAVLPIVAIAAVGALLGRYKDVDPGPLNTAVVYVLAPALVLHSLALTELAAGTLARLALGVVAFIAVMLVVAEGVGRAVGREEPLLSVLLLVAAFTNSGNLGIPVSDFAFGDVGRQTAVLFLSVQSVLVYTVGVYVASRSGGSSGLSGVRRVFHIPLVYAVIVALIARAARIVPPADSPSMEALGMVGDAAIPVLLLILGIQLSRTEYGAALSSTATPTALRFLLAPVVGLGIALLLGFENPTVARVFVLETAMPAAITPLVLVVEFAGEDGSGGLTAPALVSTSVLVTTLLSIPVLTLLIAVLRSGILI, from the coding sequence ATGACCGCCCTGATCGGGATCTTCACCTCCGCGGTCCTGCCCATCGTCGCGATCGCCGCGGTCGGCGCCCTCCTCGGGCGGTACAAGGACGTCGACCCCGGGCCGCTCAACACGGCCGTCGTCTACGTGCTCGCGCCGGCGCTGGTTCTCCACAGTCTCGCGCTCACGGAGCTCGCGGCCGGCACGCTGGCCCGGCTGGCCCTCGGCGTCGTCGCCTTCATCGCGGTGATGCTCGTCGTCGCCGAGGGCGTCGGGCGGGCGGTCGGCCGGGAGGAGCCGCTGTTGAGCGTGTTGCTGCTGGTGGCGGCGTTCACGAACAGCGGCAACCTCGGGATCCCCGTCTCCGATTTCGCCTTCGGCGACGTCGGCCGCCAGACGGCGGTGCTGTTCCTGTCGGTTCAGTCCGTGTTGGTGTACACGGTCGGCGTCTACGTCGCGTCCCGGTCCGGCGGGTCGTCGGGGCTCTCGGGCGTTCGGCGCGTGTTTCACATCCCGCTCGTCTACGCGGTGATCGTCGCGCTGATCGCCCGCGCCGCGAGAATCGTTCCCCCGGCTGACTCTCCTTCGATGGAGGCGCTCGGGATGGTCGGCGACGCCGCAATCCCCGTGTTACTGCTCATCCTGGGGATCCAGCTGTCCCGGACCGAGTACGGCGCGGCCCTCTCGAGCACTGCGACCCCGACCGCGCTGCGGTTCCTCCTCGCGCCTGTCGTCGGCCTCGGCATCGCGCTCCTGCTCGGCTTCGAGAATCCGACGGTCGCCCGGGTGTTCGTCCTCGAGACCGCGATGCCGGCCGCGATCACCCCGCTCGTTCTCGTCGTCGAGTTCGCCGGCGAGGACGGCTCCGGCGGCCTCACCGCGCCGGCGCTCGTCTCGACCAGCGTCCTCGTGACTACGCTGCTGTCGATCCCCGTCCTCACGCTGCTGATCGCCGTGCTTCGCTCCGGGATCCTGATCTAG
- a CDS encoding HD domain-containing protein, which produces MTDDVEPDADVDADAGVDADADADAGVDADAGVDADANGDESRSTAVRGAAIETLCDALALKDETRTGWALRGVRDPESVAAHSWGVAYLVVAIGETFTDELPEVDLDAALRMAVIHDLGEAETGDVPTRADAAAAKSLPDADDVEAAEREAVTDLTAPLGAAERLRADWEAYERRDRPEARVIKDLDVVDMCLQALVYERADRYDPTDPAADDPAADGPAADDPAAGDPEAGDPEAFAEYDALDEFFATAVEGVTTETGRAYVDLIRERYVAARDGEPSR; this is translated from the coding sequence ATGACGGATGACGTGGAACCTGACGCGGACGTCGACGCCGATGCCGGTGTCGATGCCGATGCCGATGCCGATGCCGGTGTCGACGCCGATGCCGGTGTCGATGCCGATGCCAACGGCGACGAATCTCGGTCCACGGCGGTCCGTGGGGCGGCGATCGAGACCCTGTGTGACGCGCTCGCGTTGAAGGACGAGACGCGAACGGGCTGGGCGCTGCGGGGCGTTCGGGACCCCGAATCGGTTGCCGCCCACTCGTGGGGCGTCGCCTATCTCGTCGTCGCGATCGGGGAGACGTTCACCGACGAGCTCCCCGAGGTGGACCTCGATGCCGCCCTCCGGATGGCGGTGATCCACGACCTCGGCGAGGCCGAGACGGGTGACGTTCCGACCCGCGCCGACGCCGCGGCCGCGAAGTCGCTCCCCGACGCGGATGACGTGGAGGCCGCCGAACGCGAGGCGGTCACCGACCTGACCGCGCCCCTCGGCGCCGCCGAGCGACTGCGCGCGGACTGGGAGGCCTACGAACGCCGTGATCGACCCGAGGCGCGGGTCATCAAGGATCTCGACGTGGTTGACATGTGTCTCCAGGCGCTCGTCTACGAGCGCGCGGACCGATACGACCCAACTGATCCGGCCGCGGACGATCCGGCGGCAGACGGTCCGGCGGCGGACGATCCGGCCGCGGGCGATCCGGAAGCGGGCGATCCGGAAGCGTTCGCCGAGTACGACGCGCTCGACGAGTTCTTCGCGACCGCCGTGGAGGGCGTGACCACCGAGACCGGCCGGGCGTACGTCGACCTGATCCGGGAGCGATACGTCGCCGCCCGCGACGGGGAGCCGTCCCGATGA
- a CDS encoding phosphoribosyltransferase: protein MSDLPDDFDCTITNWEYIYGLCRTVSNQVKRASFEPDVVVALARGGWFAGRCTCDFLGLDDLTSLKMEHYVGTGEKADEPQVRYPMPEGSVAGKDVLVIDDIADTGGSIRRAEEYVTDRDAGTVRTATLQLLGTSEFDPDFVGERLAEWTWVVYPWNFIEDMIDLIAGAMKRAPETTFSEEDVRARLADYHGVDRIEMEIAQPDRLEEVLTEMERRDVIELAGDAEWRLVA from the coding sequence ATGAGCGACCTCCCGGACGATTTCGACTGCACGATCACCAACTGGGAGTACATCTACGGGCTCTGCCGGACGGTCTCGAACCAGGTGAAACGCGCGTCCTTCGAGCCGGACGTCGTCGTCGCGCTCGCGCGCGGCGGGTGGTTCGCCGGGCGCTGCACCTGTGATTTCCTCGGGCTCGACGACCTCACCAGCCTGAAGATGGAACACTACGTCGGCACGGGCGAGAAGGCCGACGAGCCGCAGGTCCGCTATCCGATGCCGGAGGGCAGCGTCGCGGGGAAGGACGTGCTGGTCATCGACGACATCGCCGACACCGGCGGGTCGATACGGCGCGCCGAGGAGTACGTCACCGACCGCGACGCCGGGACGGTGCGGACCGCGACCCTCCAGCTGCTCGGCACCTCCGAGTTCGACCCCGACTTCGTCGGCGAGCGCCTCGCGGAGTGGACGTGGGTCGTCTACCCGTGGAACTTCATCGAGGACATGATCGACCTGATCGCCGGCGCGATGAAGCGTGCTCCGGAGACGACCTTCAGCGAGGAGGACGTTCGCGCCCGGCTCGCCGACTACCACGGGGTCGACCGCATCGAGATGGAGATCGCCCAGCCGGACCGCCTCGAGGAGGTTCTCACCGAGATGGAGCGCCGGGACGTGATCGAGCTGGCCGGCGACGCGGAGTGGCGGCTGGTCGCGTGA
- a CDS encoding deaminase, whose amino-acid sequence MTDASDHAEKSAPDVTDHAGSVPDASEFDAFDHEAHLERAIELARAAADRGDEPFGSVLVRDDRIVAEASNRIHTDDDVRRHPELDLAARAIREDAPAERARTVLYTSTEPCPMCSGGLRSAGLGRVVYAVGSDEIAEFQGTPTPPVRSRDVLADVTEVVGPVSNAAGRVVHEEYEWDDRSDG is encoded by the coding sequence ATGACCGACGCGAGCGACCACGCGGAAAAGTCCGCTCCCGACGTGACCGACCACGCCGGGTCCGTTCCCGACGCCTCCGAGTTTGACGCGTTCGACCACGAGGCACACCTCGAGCGGGCGATCGAGCTGGCTCGGGCGGCCGCCGACCGCGGCGACGAGCCGTTCGGGTCGGTGCTCGTCCGCGATGACCGGATCGTCGCCGAGGCCTCGAACCGGATTCACACCGACGACGACGTGCGTCGCCATCCCGAACTCGATCTCGCCGCGCGCGCGATACGCGAGGACGCGCCGGCCGAGCGCGCGCGGACCGTGCTGTACACGAGCACGGAGCCCTGTCCGATGTGCTCGGGCGGGCTCCGGTCGGCGGGGCTCGGCCGCGTCGTCTACGCGGTCGGAAGCGACGAGATCGCCGAGTTCCAGGGGACGCCGACGCCGCCGGTTCGATCACGGGACGTGCTCGCGGACGTCACCGAGGTCGTCGGCCCGGTCTCGAACGCGGCGGGGCGCGTCGTCCACGAGGAGTACGAGTGGGACGACCGGAGCGACGGCTGA
- the eif1A gene encoding translation initiation factor eIF-1A, with protein sequence MSDQSGRRDLRMPNDDQVFAVVTEMLGHSRVQLRCADGVERMGRIPGRMKYRNWINRDDVVLAEPWSFQDEKANIEWRYDDSAADQLRREGHIE encoded by the coding sequence GTGAGCGATCAAAGCGGGCGTCGGGACCTCCGAATGCCCAACGACGATCAGGTATTCGCCGTTGTGACCGAGATGCTTGGTCACAGCCGCGTGCAGCTTCGATGCGCCGACGGCGTCGAGCGGATGGGGCGGATTCCGGGTCGAATGAAGTACCGTAACTGGATCAACCGGGACGACGTCGTCCTCGCGGAGCCGTGGAGCTTCCAGGACGAGAAGGCGAACATCGAGTGGCGCTACGACGACTCGGCGGCCGACCAGCTCCGCCGCGAAGGCCACATCGAGTAG
- a CDS encoding GtrA family protein encodes MSLGDALDELATGARFGRFLSVGALGAMVDLPISSALTLTALLEPQWAKVVGTECAIIVMFLINDAWTFDGQGAPGVRAKLRRLLRSNVVRSGGLAVQFVVVWTLTGLDVEVIVAGTDVWAVVTMPIAIGVSFVVNYVTESLFTWRVATGR; translated from the coding sequence ATGAGCCTCGGGGATGCCCTCGACGAGCTGGCCACGGGGGCTCGGTTCGGCAGGTTCCTTTCGGTCGGCGCGCTCGGCGCGATGGTCGACCTCCCGATCAGCTCGGCGCTCACCCTTACAGCCTTGTTGGAGCCGCAGTGGGCGAAGGTCGTCGGCACCGAGTGTGCGATCATCGTGATGTTCCTGATAAACGACGCCTGGACCTTCGACGGCCAGGGCGCGCCCGGCGTTCGCGCGAAGCTCCGCCGGCTCCTCCGGTCGAACGTCGTCCGGTCCGGCGGGCTCGCCGTGCAGTTCGTCGTCGTGTGGACGCTGACCGGCCTCGACGTCGAGGTCATCGTCGCCGGCACCGACGTCTGGGCGGTCGTGACGATGCCCATCGCCATCGGCGTCTCCTTCGTCGTCAACTACGTCACCGAGAGCCTGTTCACCTGGCGCGTGGCTACCGGCCGGTGA